The Odocoileus virginianus isolate 20LAN1187 ecotype Illinois unplaced genomic scaffold, Ovbor_1.2 Unplaced_Contig_5, whole genome shotgun sequence genome includes the window CTGCGGCTCCTGCTGGAGGCCCTGCCACTCAGTCTGACGTGGAAGCAGCATCGGGTCCCAGGGCAGGGCCTCCCGTGATGGGCCCCGAGGCCCTCCTAACCTGGCCTTTCCCGGGATGCTGCCCTCATGTTGGCCCCTTGAGCTGCTCTGGACAACTGGTCCTCCCTCCTGGGGGCCGAGCTCCACCTGGAGGGGCACACGAAGAGCAGAAGCCCACTCGGCACTCACGAGATGATGCTTTGCTCTATTTAAAATCTCACCTGTTTCTCAGTAAAAACGGCTCTTTCATAGACAGGCCGTCAAGCTGCTCCATTTGGTGGTTCTCACAGCGAGAGGGAATAGCCTGACTCATCTAAGTGGCTCTGCTCTGCTCAGGGCTGTGGGAACCACCAAGTCGTATGCCCGGGGTGTTCCTGATCGAAGATACATTCCTCAAGACTGATGTGAGATCCGAGTGTTCACAGCCATCATCAATTGCTGAGCTGGACCAGTAAGCTGCCCCCAGAGACGCTAGGCTCGCCTCTGAAATGGACCAAGGCACGCATTTCTCAGGTGGGCGGCGTCTCCTTCAGTCATTACCAAGCTACCTGTTTCCTGAACCCTCAGGTCTGGGGGCAGCAGCTGCTCTGACGTCAGAGCCAGAGAACACGAGGTCCATGGGGATAGGACACGGGGCAGGAGAAGGTCTCACACAAGCACCACCTCAGCAACTGTGAGCTGTCAGAAATCACTCAAGGTCACAATGCAAAAAGCGCACTGTGTGTTTCTATGTGGAGACCTGTTTCTCTTAACATGCAACACACACAGCGGCATACATACGCACGAGATGTCCAGGGATCGCAACATTCACTCAAAATGCAAGAAGCAAAGTTACCCTGCAAGTAATAACATCACTTTATTTTAACTGAAGTCAAGGACAAAAGCTGGCCACATTCAGAATTTAACAGGCCTCCTCCAGATGGTTAaaaccttcttctctttcttggctAATCATCTCCTAAATTCTAGCAATTCCCACAAGTTCTCTGGAACCACCTGAAATTGTCCTTTAAGGAGACCCACCACACCACCACGTGGCGAAGCTTGACCAAATGCACCGCTGGACACACCTCACTGGATATCATCATCGTCAAAGAGATCTTCAAAATCtacaaaatgaacaaaaccaCAAATTGATGATCACACAAGGTCAGTAACTGAGGACATAACATAAAGGGGTTATGCGGTCGTTCAaaccagagagaaaacagaagacaatCTGATCAACGACTTCCCGGCGACGGGCTCTCAGCTTTGCCCAACTGGGGCTGACGCAGCCCAAGAGGACAGTGATCCAGCGGGCACCTTCAGTCTGCCTCCATTCAGACGGCGACCTCGAGAACACACGCGGCAGGCTCTGGACCGTGAGCGCAGCGCCGCACCCGTGAGCACGGCCAGGGCCCCCCTCGTGTGGACGCTGCGTGGAGGTGAAGGCGCGGCTGGCGGAAGCCCCCGGAGGCTCGCAGCCTGAGAGGAAATGCAGGGTGGCCAGGAGGAAGGTGGTGGAGGGAAGGAGCGCTGTGAGAACTCAGAGCCCGTGAGAGGCTCCCGTTAAGTCAGACCTATAGTTAGCGTGAAAATCACAGCCCGAGCCCATTCCCACTGGAAGGGTGCACTGCGTCTGCAAGGGGTAAAACCTAGCTCAAGGTTACCGGGTCCTTCCGTGTCCTTCTGCGTAAATCTTCTGAACTTCCCCCACGGGCATGTATTACCTTCACAGCGAGGGGGAGAACACTAAAATCCCGCTCACGTGTACCGCATACCGCGGAGGTACAGAGTAAACGAACCAGAAAGAGGGCCACCAGTCCCCACACGGCTGCTTCCAGGGACGTGCAGGGACCTTGCCCCCACCCGTCCCCCCAGCACCCGCCTCCTCTcggggcctggcctggcctggggtcCTGCAGCCCGGACCGTGCAGATGCCGCCTCCTGAGACCCGCCCTGGAGGCACTATGCCTGCCCATCAGGCTCCCGTCCCCAAGCTGTCCCGGCCCGCCCCCTCTCAGGCGCTGCTGTTTTCTAAGACATGAGTGAGGACAGCAGGCCCGCTTCAGGGCTAGAACCCACTGCCTGGGGGACAAGAGACCATCAAAACCATCTGTTCAGTGAGTGAAAAGGGCTCAGGACAAGCCCCTCCACACGCCACTGGGCTTCCTGGCAGGGAAGCGCCTCCCGCACGTCGGGGCCATCACAACCGGCCGGGCGGCGTGCCTGAGCTCCTTCCCTTTTCTGCCAGAATCGGCCTCTGAAGGAGAAAGGCCCTCAAGCACCCCTGTGCTCTTCAGGCAGGGCGGCCTGGGTCCCTCCCGCAGAAGCTTCTGTCAGAACTAAAGGGCTGCTGCTGAGAATCCGTGAACGTGAACCCTAGACACAGCCAACTGCCTGCAAGCCCCCAGGCTGGCAGGAGGAGCGGGGTTGGGTCATACCGGGTTGGCGAGCACACACCTCTGCCCAGGTGAGGCTCACAGGTGGCTCCGGAGAACGCTCAGACCGCTGCACCCTGTGCCCCCCAGCACCCGCTCCCCTAGAGAACTGAAATGCTACTCAGTTCCGGGGGTCCAAATGTCACCTCCTGTCCTCATGAAGCAGCCTGGCTTCTCTATTGAGCCAACAGGGGCCTGGATAGAACAGAGAAAATGGGCTCGGGTGTGAGAGCGGTCTGGGGCCAGCAAAACCCAACAGGGCCAAGATAACATCCTAGCTGCCACTGACCAGTGACCAAAGTCCTTTGTAGTGACAGGCACCCTGCATGAAAGAAGGACGAGAGAGAAAACACCACTGAGCTCTCCTGAGAAAGTGGTCTTGTGTTTCTACTTACGATTTAACCCTCGGTAAGGATTATTAAATCTGTAGGAAAAACACCCTAAGAAATCAGAAGGCAACAAGAGAAATACCCCCTCAAATGTGGATGAAGACTTCCTATAAAGTTCTTTTTTAACTGTTATTTCGTAAAACTCCACCCATGTTCCTCAAACGAGCACTGAACTCGTACACAACAGCTGCTGGTCTCAGAGAAGAGGCAGGGGGAGCAGGAGAGTGGCTGTCACTCTGCACAGGCACCCAGGACAGGAACCCAGGCGAACGGACAGGAGCACAATCGTCAGGGGTGCGGAGAGAGCCTGGCGGGCGGACGTCGCCCCAGTCTCAGGCTCAGACTCCACACTTGGCACGTGGGACAGGAGCACCTCTCCCTCCTGAAAACCAGGGCTGCCCATTTCCCACAGCTGCACCGCAGTCCAAGAATGACAGAGGACCTGGCCACGACCCACGTCACTCATCTCGCGAAGCCACTCCACCCCATAACCTGCAGAAGAAACACAGGCTGAAACTGGCAGGCCAATCCCGGCATCCTTACCATTGAAGAAGTCTGCGTGAACTGCCTTTTCATTGGCTGCCAAGTCCATCAGGAGCCCAGTGCTGCCTCCTGCCTGGGGGGGAAGGAAAGGTTATGTCAGCCGGGTTTTCAGAGAGAATGAAGGGTAAGTGCCTCACGGGCTCCACACCACTGCTGGGCAGAAAGTGTCCAGGTCAGGGACCAAGTTCAGTCCAGGGAAGGAAGTGGCTGGAGCAGGGGTGAGGGAGGCAGCATTTGGAGGAATGACGGGAAGGTCCCTCGGGTCTTGGGTTCCTAGGCTCGTCCGTGCTGTTTACAGAGACTCCTGCCTGGACGGCAGCTCTCCTGCACACAGCGCAGGCAGGGGCTGCTGTCCCCACTGTGTCCTCTGCCTGGCCACAGAGGCCCGAACTGAGCCCAGGGATCCCGCTGCTCTCAACGCCCCCTGcttcttccgaggagtaagcagTTTCCCCTGAGAAACTGACCTGCTCACCTGGGCTTCTTCTGGTGGGGGTGTCATCACAGGCCACCCCTCAACGCGGGCAGTAAAACAAAGGTCAGGATCAAAGCTGGGGGGCGTCTTGAGGACTCTTGAGTCTCTCAGGTCACACGGGGACACTAGAGCAGAGGCCTCTGGGGGTGGCACCCCGGCCAGCCCGACACCCCCCAGGCTGTCTGTCCACCTCTTCTGGCTCAGACAGCTGAGCACCTCCTGAGTTCCCCATAGAGAGGCGGGCGGCTGCTCTCAGCAACCAGGGTTCTCACAGGCCTCCTCCTCTCCTCAGTTAGCTAGCACCCCCCCGCCACCCTGCACCCCACTGGAAGCCTTCCTCCCTGGAGGCCTGGCCTTCATTCAGAACCTCTTCCGGTCTCCTGTTCCTCGGTTCACACCACCCCACTCTCTCTGCCCATCTGCGGAGCCCATCACCCCACAGGAGAGGCTTCCAGGGACCCCACACCTGCCTAAGGCAGCGCCTGGAGTGAGGGCTAAGAAGCAGGGTGAGTGCAGGGGCGACAGCCTCCTGCAGAGGGGTATGGCGAGCCCGCCCACCCCAGGACAGCGGGAAGCAATTCAAGATCTGGGCCCGCGCCCCTACCTCCCCCCAACTCCCGGCTCATCCCCTGAGCTCTCTCTCAGGCGCCTAAAGGCCTGGCCCGCACGTTAAGCCAGATGACCTTGCCTTCCCTTAGACGCCCTCCCCCGTCCCCAACTACCCAGCACGGCCTCCGGCATCTGGCTGCAGTCAGCTGCACTCCTAAGGCTTTACTGGGCCACCCCTACGCCCCGGGAGGGCTTCTATCAACCTGCACCGCCAACCTCCCCATACACTTAGGGCTGGCAATGACTCTGTGGCTATCTCCAGGAGCACGCAGGCTGGGGCTGTCCCCCCGCCCCGGGCTCTTAAGAAAGAGAAACGGAGGCCCTGACCCTGGAGACCACGGAACACCAGCACCACAGGAACCTCCTGTAACCCACAGGAGCGGTGGAGGCAGAAACGCTGGACCGGGCACCGCGCTGCGCACGGCCCCCACAAACGGCCCTCTCCCCGCTCCCCGGCGGGCGCCCGCTTCCCTCCCGAGCCCCGCCGTCAGCCGGGCCCTCGCCTCCCCGCCTCCCAGACCGCGGCTCGCCCCCGCCGCCCAGCAGCATGCCCTCCACAGCGGGGCCCACACCCAGGGGTGCCCTCCAGGCGGCGGGCACCGACGCTCACCTCAGCCCCGGCCGCCGCCCATAGGCTTCCCAGGGGCCCAGCGCTAAGGCAGGCACCGCGGGGAGGGCGAGCGCTGGGCCCTGCAGGCCGCTGCCTTCTCTCGGCGCGGCCCCAAAGCGCGCCCGAGAGCCGGCCGTGGAGCCGCTCCCGCCCGGCTCGGCGCGGCCCGCCTCACCTCGTCCAAGTCCACATACGGCCCGGCGCCCTCGGGAAACATCTCGTCCACGGCCGGCTTCATGCTCTCACGCAGTCCCGGCGTCCCCGGCTCACTTCCGGCCCGCTGACTGCCTCTTCCGGTGCGTGCCCCGTCTTGGCAAGTCTAGACGCTGGAGGGCGGCCAACTCTAtggtttccccccccccccccccccccccaacaccacCACCATTTGGCGAGTCTAGACTCCGGAAGACCTTCAACTCTATGGTCTCCTCCTGCATTCGTCTTGACTAGGGCCGGTTGGGGGAGGACAGTCCTGGTCTGGCCTGGGGTGGACAGGGTCTTGGCTCCCTGTCAGCACGTAAGGGAAGCTGCTTGATGACTTCACGGTGACGCAGACAGTTTGGCCCTAATGGACTGGCACAGATAGGTGCCCAAGAAATTACCCATTAAAAATGCGAGTGCTGAACAGAGTGAAGGGCAAtcagagaatggagaaaatatttgcaaactgtgTATCTGATAAAAGATTAATGTCCAGAATGTACAGAGACCTCCTAAAATGCAGCAACAAAAAGCAAAGTGGCCCattaaaaaatcagcaaaggtctcaaataaacatttctccaaaacaGGTTTATAAATGATCGgtaaacccatgaaaagatgctcggcGTCACTGTTCAACAGCAAAATGCAAAccaaaccataatgagataccacctcacaccatcGAGATGGCTGCTATCAGCACCCCAGAAAATAAGAAGTGTTGGGGGAGTGTGGGGAAATGGGAACCCCTGTGCTCTGCTGGTTGGGaggtaaaatggtgcagctgttcTTGGAAACAGTATGGACGTTCCTCAAAGATTAAACAGATTTGCCAagctttagcccaccaggctcctcagtccatgggattctccaggcaaaaattctggagtaggttgccatgccctcctctaggggatcttcccaacctggggatcgaaaccaaatctcttacatctctggtgttggcaggcaggttcttgaccactagcaccacctgggaagccagatttgccatatggtccagcaattccacttctgggcatatatccagaagaaatgaatgcaggatctcaaagagatagtATTTGTACAtctatgttcacagcaacatttaTCACAATGGTTAAAATGTGGTTCTTCACGATGGCTAAAATGTGCAAGCAACTCAAATAGGTATGAATCAACATTTGAATGAGCAAAATGCGGTGCATCCAtgcaatggactattattcagcctttaaaaggaaggaaattcttaCTGCATCTGCCATGCAGAAGAACCTTGAGGACACCATGCTCAGTGAAATCACCAAAAAGCaaatatatgattccacttatataaggtTTGTAGAGTAATCAAAttaatagagacagaaaataggacAGGGCTACGGGAAGAGGAATTAGTGTTTATtgaggacagagtttcagtttgggaagaggaGCTAGTCTGGAGGTGGAGGATGAGGACTGTTGCATAACAgtgtgaatgcacttaatgccTTTCAAAAACAGCTAAGATAATAAATCTTATGTTATCTTTATTTTGtcataagtttttttaaaaagaatgtgaatGAGAAGGGAGGGCAAGAGGGAGGGGCAAGAGGGTAGGGAAGGAGAGCCGGAGATGTTTGAGTGACAGTTTTAGAAGTGGGTGGGCTTGGGGGGCTGGGCTGCcaagagtgggggtgggggaggggagggtggctcCAGGGAGAcaggaactgaactgagatcGAGCTGGGACTGTTGCCGGGTCGGGCGTGGGTggagcagggagaagggagaagcgACTGGACGTGTGGGTGAGCCTCCGGCGTCACTGCGACACGAGTCACCTCAAGTTCCTGAGTGAAAGTCAGAGCAGGAACGCTGGGTCCGTGGCACCAACAGGCTCCCCTCCTGAGCGGTGATGTCGCAGAGGTGGAGCAGGGACAGGGGCAGGCTGGGGGACACCGAGGGCATGGGGGCTGGGGATTGCTGCTGGGGATCACATCCAGCCCATATCCTTTGAGAGTCAAAGGGCCCTATTCGTGAGTGCACCAGGACAGAGGTGTGGACGAAGAATGCGGTGTCATATCGGTAAATAAACAACGTGAGGCCATCGGGCCATCAGCCTCTGCAGCTGCCCCCGACCCTGCACCCAGAGGGGAttcagaaggaagaaaggcaggatgctggccccaaACAGCTGAGGTGCATGTCAGAGCAATGGATTCAATAAGCCCAGATTCTTGTATCTTCCCAAACATAGAGAAGCACCAAATTCACTAACTGGAGATGTCCGGTTTTCTTTAATGAGCAGTACTCTTTTTCATGTTCCAACTACCTAATCTTCTTTGGTAAAAACTCCTATATattctggctcctcccttacctcttcaggACAGCCCGTCAAAGtgatctgagaggctgtctccccaGCTTAAGGTGTCAGTATGTCTGCCatactaagattgtggcatccagtcccatccttTTGTTTACATAgacagggaaaaagtggaagcaatgacagattttattttcttgagttccaaaatcactatggactgTGACTGGAgctatgatattaaaagatgctttttccttggaaggaaagctatgacaaacctagacagcgttttaaaaagcagagacatcacttgttgataaaggtccatatagtcaaagctatgattttttccagtagtcatgtatggatgtgagagttggaccataaagaaggctgaacacccaagaattgctgcttttgaactgtggtcttggagacgACTCTtaagagacccttggacagcaaggagatcccaccagtcaatcctgaaggaaattgaCCCTGGATATTCACTAGAAGCACTGaatctgaagctgaagttccaagactttggccacctgatgtgaagaactgacacattggataagaccctaaggctggaaaagattgaaggtaaaagaagcAGGTggtagaggacgagatggttagatagcatcactgactcaatggacatgaatctgagcaaactctgggagatagtgaaggacaggggagcctggtgtgctgcagtccatggggttgcaaagagtcagacacaacttagcaactgaacaacagcaacatgtctgccaaataaaacacagTTCTCAACTTTTACGTTATGCATCTTTCTCAGTCAACATGGGCACCGGCTGCTGGGCACAGTGGGCGTGTGTTCCCCCAGCCATCATCAACCGAGGCAGGGATGAGAAGACAGTGGCCATGGGTGGTGCTTGTCGGTGAAGCGGGTTGTGGGGCGGGAAGTGGGGTGTCTGACTGTAGGGGGAGACTAGAGGGGTGCACAGAGGAGAAAtgaagctgtgtgtgtgctcaggtgaACGGGGAGGGTCACAGCCAAGTCTGAGTCCTAAGCGGGGAGTGAGCTGCTCCTGGGCCGCAGGCAGGCAGGTAGGGTGTCTGCCGAGGATGGCTTGGTTATGGGTGTTTCTTCTGAGAACAGGAGGAGGGCAGCTAGGCCTTGAAGACGTGGATTGCAGCTGTGTGTCCTGAGCAGCTGTGGGTGTGTCTGAGAGGGGACATAGCTCCAGCCAGGGCACCCCAGGACCTTCCTTTGGAGGCACGTGGGGTGGGGTCCTTGGAGCAGCCTACGGGGGTATCTGGGGCCTTCACTCTCCAATGCTCGGCATGACTGGGAGCACGAACATCCTAGTGGCATGTAAATGACcacgcacacacacgtacacatttATGAATTAACACACAGGTCAGTGCCATGGGAAGACTGCTGTCCAGAGGGGCAAAGGTGCCTTTTGTCTGGTGTGTTTGGTTGAGGCCCAGTTGCCACAGGTGGGCTATCACAGGAGCCAGGAATTTTTGTGTCTGTAGTTAACTtaccccggagaaggcaatggcaacccactccagtactcttgcctggagaatcccatggatggaggagcctggtaggctacagtccatggggtcacaaagagtcggacacaactgagcaacttcactttcacttttcactttcatgcattggagaaggaaatggcaacccactccagtattcttgcctggagaaccccagggacagaggagcctgtgggctgccatctatggggtcgcacagagtcggacatgactgatgtgacttagcagcagcagcagttaactTACAGAAACCAAACTCAAACTAGCtcaggggagaaaagaaacaaagcatgTATTGGCTTCTCCCAAATCGACTGGCTAGGCCAACAGATCTTTCTCTTGAGAATTTAAGCTGGGGCACGGAAGGGAAGCTGCCCATTGACCACAGGAGGTGGAGCAGAGGGAAAGGCAAGAAGCCTTGCTGCATACCTGGAGCCAGTGGGTGGCTCCCGAGACCGCCGCCTGGACACCTCGGCCACCTCCCCCCTCACCCTTCTGGGGCCCTTACCCACCTGGCCTGGTGTCTGAGCCAGAGGCGGGGAGGCAGCTCTGAGTGAACTTCCCGGTTCATACGCTAAAGGGCAGACCTTGAAACTGCACACGGATAAATTCATTTCCATCACATATTTCCACCGAACATAAAGTGCAGCACGTAAGTTTCATGAGACCTTACACAATGCTTATTACATGTGCTAGTTTCTGTGGTTAAATACTAGCACAAAACTAGTATCTAAagttaaatgggcttcccaggtggctcaagggtaaacaatctgcaggaggcacaggttcagttcctgggttgggaagatcccctggagaaggaaatggcaacccactccagtactcgtgcctggaaaatcccatggacagaggagtctggcgggctgcagtccatggggtcgcaaaagagccagacatgacttagcaactgaataacagcaaaaaaGTTAAATGGTAAGCACTTTCTGTTATTTTGCTGTAAAAGAAAAGCTAGTTGGAGCCCATGAAACCaatttcttcactgtctgagcaaGTGTGACCTGCAGCTCTTGCACCTGGGCGGTGGGGTCCCCGCCACAGAGCAGCTATCCCGGGCGGGAGGACAGCCCCTGACACCCTGTCCGTGCTGTCTGTGAGGCCGTCCGCTCCTCGGTGCCCAGGATGGGCagcccactccccccacccccgagtcCCTGAGCCTGCAGCGCTGGCAGTCACAGTCTGGGGCCTTCGGCTTGCAGACCCAGTGCCCAAGCCCCTGGAGACCCTGAAAGACCAGCTGCCCCAGGGTGAGCTCAGCATGACCAGTGGTGGCTGGGCAAGGCCTCCAGCCCAGGATGACCACTGCAGATCCGCTCACTGCCCAGCTTGGTGGCCAAAGGTGGGGGCCCTAGGGCAAGCCTGCCTGGACAGGATCTGGGTTCTGTCAACAAGTCAAGCAGTTGCCTGGtgtctgtgtgcctcagtttccccacctgcgTCCCAGGGCCCCTCCTAGGTTCAGCATGAGGATGTGGGAGAATTGCAGCTGGTGCTCGGTGGACAGAGCATATTGTCTGAGCTCCCTGCCGGTCAAGAGGGGCCAGGCTGGTTCATCAGGCGAGAGGGAGAGGGGCTGAGCGGAGCTGCTTCTCCAGAGAAAACTGAGAACGGTGGCAGGTATGGTGCATTCGAGCCAGGAGTTTATTAAGGCCGAGGCCGCCCAGCTCCCGTGGGCAGGGGGCCCTGGCCCGCCTGCTCACTCCTCCCTGTAGGGGACGTGGAAGCCCAGGGTGGACCCCAGGGGGAAGTGGGCGAAGAAGGTGCGGGCCATGTCTTCCAGCTGGGGGTAGGCTCCCAGGGCCTGGAAGTGCTGCACGTAGTTCCAGAAGTCAGACGTGGAGAACGGCCAGTAGGGCGTGGCCGGCAGCTCGGCGTAGGGGTCTGGAGGGAGGCACGCGGCTCAGGAGCTGGGCCAGCCCGCGGCGCCGGGGCGCAGCCCCTGATCATCCGGGGAGCGGGCTGACTCGGCCCCGCCCCTCAGAGCCCCtggctgggggcagaggaggggagcggggccaggggaggggggtcTGGCCCCATCGTCATGAGCAGGGTGGAAACACCGTGGTGGGATGTGGGGGCATCCAAGGGGGGAACCCAGAGGAGACCCTGGCCCCCAGGCCTGGAATCCGGATGCTCTGCCCCGAGATGGGGAGTCAGATGGGAGTGCCCAGTCCTGGGGGCCGCAGGGGTCCCTCCTGCACAGTGTGTCCCCAGGGAAGAGGCTCCAGTCCCTCTCCACGTGGGGCTCGACCTCCAGCCAACCCAGGGCTTCTGCTTCAGCAGCTTGGGCCAGAGGCGAACTCCCACCAGGCCCCCCATCTGCTGGGACCAGACACCCAGACCAGAAACAGGACCCACACCACCCACGAGACCAGAGACCAGAGTGGTACGGTACCTCCCTCCTCCT containing:
- the OTOS gene encoding otospiralin; the encoded protein is MPACLLPGLALCFLLAPLAGAKPVQEEGDPYAELPATPYWPFSTSDFWNYVQHFQALGAYPQLEDMARTFFAHFPLGSTLGFHVPYREE
- the COPS9 gene encoding COP9 signalosome complex subunit 9, with the translated sequence MKPAVDEMFPEGAGPYVDLDEAGGSTGLLMDLAANEKAVHADFFNDFEDLFDDDDIQ